ATCTGCACATTCCTTATTTACGGCACGCCGGTGAACTGGTGATTGTCTGTACCGCGATTGTCGGAGCGGGGCTCGGATTTTTGTGGTTCAACACCTATCCAGCACAAGTGTTCATGGGCGATGTCGGTTCATTAGCGCTGGGCGGCGCGCTTGGGACTATTGCAGTGCTGCTGCGCCAGGAGTTCCTGCTGTTGATTATGGGCGGCGTGTTTGTCGTAGAAACCCTGTCGGTAATTCTGCAGGTGGGATCGTTCAAGCTGCGCGGACAACGCATTTTCCGCATGGCACCGATTCACCATCACTATGAATTGAAAGGCTGGCCGGAGCCGCGCGTCATCGTGCGCTTCTGGATTATTTCGCTGATGCTGGTGCTGATTGGCCTGGCAACGCTGAAGGTACGTTAATCATGGCTGACTATCGGGGCAGAAAAGTCGTCATCATCGGATTAGGCATTACTGGCCTGTCCTGTGTTGATTTCTTCCTTGCGCAAGGCGTTACGCCACGCGTGATGGATACCCGTGTCTCGCCGCCGGGACTGGACAAGCTGCCAGCCTCGGTTGAGCGCTATGTTGGCGGTATCAACAGCGATTGGCTGCTGGCGTCGGATCTGATTATTGCAAGCCCGGGTATCGCACTGGCACATCCTGCCTTAAGCGAGGCTGCTGATGCTGGCATTGAGATCATTGGCGATATCGAGTTGTTTTGTCGCGAAGCGCAGGCCCCGATTGTGGCGATTACTGGTTCAAACGGCAAAAGCACCGTGACGACGCTGGTGGGCGAAATGGCCCGCGCAGCAGGTTGGCAGGTGGGCGTTGGCGGCAACATTGGTTTGCCGGCGCTGACGCTACTGAAATCGCCAGCGCAGCTCTATGTGCTGGAGTTGTCCAGCTTCCAGCTCGAAACTACCCACAGTTTAAAAGCCGCGGCTGCGACGATCCTCAATCTTACCGAGGATCATATGGATCGCTATCCGTTGGGCATGCAGCAATATCGCGCGGCTAAGCTGCGCATTTACGAAAATGCCAGCGTCTGCGTAGTGAATGCTGATGATGGCATGACGATGCCGGTGCGCGGTGTTGATCAGCGCTGCGTGAGCTTCGGTATCAACCTTGGCGATTATCATCTCAATCAGCAGCAGGGCAGCACCTGGCTGCGGGCGAAGGGCGAGAAAGTCCTGAATACCGATGAGATGACGTTGGTGGGGCAACATAACTACACCAACGCGCTGGCAGCACTGGCATTGGCTGACGCGGTGAACATTCCGCGCGCCTCCAGCCTGAAAGCCTTAACCACGCTCACCGGCCTGGCGCACCGCTTTCAGTTGGTGCATGAAGCCAATGGCGTGCGCTGGATTAACGATTCAAAAGCCACCAACGTCGGCAGCACTGAAGCGGCGCTGAATGGGCTGCAGGTAAAAGGAACGTTATGGCTGCTGCTCGGCGGCGACGGTAAGTCGGCTGATTTCAGCCCGCTGGCGCGCTATCTGCAGGGTGACAAGGTGAAGCTGTTCTGCTTTGGTCGCGATGGCGATGCCTTAGCGGCGCTGCGCCCGGAGATTGCCACGCGCACCGACACTATGCAGCAGGCGATGACGCAAATTGCTGCACAGGTGACAGCCGGCGATATGGTGCTGCTGTCACCTGCTTGCGCCAGCCTCGATCAATTCCGCAATTTTGAGCA
The sequence above is drawn from the Pantoea nemavictus genome and encodes:
- the murD gene encoding UDP-N-acetylmuramoyl-L-alanine--D-glutamate ligase translates to MADYRGRKVVIIGLGITGLSCVDFFLAQGVTPRVMDTRVSPPGLDKLPASVERYVGGINSDWLLASDLIIASPGIALAHPALSEAADAGIEIIGDIELFCREAQAPIVAITGSNGKSTVTTLVGEMARAAGWQVGVGGNIGLPALTLLKSPAQLYVLELSSFQLETTHSLKAAAATILNLTEDHMDRYPLGMQQYRAAKLRIYENASVCVVNADDGMTMPVRGVDQRCVSFGINLGDYHLNQQQGSTWLRAKGEKVLNTDEMTLVGQHNYTNALAALALADAVNIPRASSLKALTTLTGLAHRFQLVHEANGVRWINDSKATNVGSTEAALNGLQVKGTLWLLLGGDGKSADFSPLARYLQGDKVKLFCFGRDGDALAALRPEIATRTDTMQQAMTQIAAQVTAGDMVLLSPACASLDQFRNFEQRGDQFAQLAKELS